Genomic segment of Trichoderma breve strain T069 chromosome 7 map unlocalized scaffold00007, whole genome shotgun sequence:
GCTCTATTGCTATAAGAATTGGAAATAAAATAACCTGTTATATCTTAATCCCTAACTAAACCTCAACGTGGTTTAATCGCTATTGCAATAAGACGCATAACgctatattttagttttcATAACCCACCGAGAGTAATACTCTTTATATTCGTGTATTCTTTCAGAGCATGGCTAGAACCTTCAATGCCTAGTCCGCTCTCCTTGACACCGCTGAATGGCTGCTCACAAGCGCTGACCAAACCAACGCGACATCCTACCATGCCAACTTGAAGGGCTTCTGCGACATCCCACAACGTGTTGATGTTTTCTGTGAACAAATACCCTGCTAGACCAACATCGGTATCATTTGCCATACTAATGACTTCCTCCTGGGTGGAGAAAGGTATCAGACATGCCACTGGGCCAAATGTCTCTTCCTGACAGAACAACATGTCCGACTTTGATCCAGTGATGATAGTTGGAGGATAGAAGTTGGGTCCGTAGCTGTCTTCGGCTTTACCTCCGAGAATTACTTTCGCTCCTCGACTCACCGCATCATCCACATGCCGTTGCACCTTCTCCACCCCTTTACCGGCATACAACGGTCCGAAATTCGACTTTGGATCCCAGACGGAGGCTGAAGGCCGAATTGTCTCGGCAACTCGAGTCTTGAGCCGGTTGGCGAACTCGTCATATATTTTCTCGTGGATAAATATGCGATTTGCACAAACGCATGTCTGTCCAGAGGACCGAAATTTGGACAGAATCATGCCATCCACTGCGCTGTCTATATTGGCATCTTCGAACACGATAAACGGTGCGTTGCCGCCCAACTCCAGGCTGGTCTTCTTGATATGACGTGCGCATTGTGTGTTCAGAATTTTGCCCACTGCTGTTGAGCCGGTGAAACTGAGGTGCTTGACTAGCTTGTTGTTGCAGAGTTCCTCTCCGATGATGGGCGTCGACTCTGGGCTACAAGTGATTACGCTGAGAACGCCGGCGGGAAACCCGGCGCGCTCAAATaacttggccatggcaaTAGCACAGAGCGGTGTCTCTGGAGCAGGTTTCAGAACCACGGTGTTGCCAGCAGCAATTGCGGCTCCAGCTTTTCGAGTGATCATTGCCACCGGTGAGTTCCAGGGGGTAATAGCGGCAACAACACCTTGAGGTTCTCTAACGGTCATGATGCGCGTGCCCCTGCGGTAGGCTGGGATCGTCTCGCCGTAGATGCGTTCGCATTCGGACTCAAACCAGTCAAGGTAATCTATGCCATATGCCACGGTACCAAGCGATTCACTAAACGGCTTGCCGAGCTCAATGGTACATAGTGCTGCTAGATCATTCCGTGCCGCCTTGATGAGGTCTCCCCAACGACGCAGCATGAAGCGACGGTCACGGTGCGGAACCTTGCGAAAGATTTGGAaggcatcttcagcagccttgatGGTGTCCCGAACCTCTGCAACGGATAGATCAGGTACGAGGCATACCACTGCATCATCGACCGGATCTTGGCCAACGTTAgcatgaagaaagaaatgcaATACCATTATAGAAGCTGTTTAGGGACTACGATCTCTACTCACCATGTACAGGAAAACTCTTTTTACTGGCAGCGGTAATCCATTGCCCGTTGACGAAACAGCGATTGTCAACTAAAGACGGATCCTCAAACTGATGATCGTTTCTCATACATCAGCCAAATTTTGAAGACATCCAGAGTACCCTCTGCATCTACTTACAGTGTATTCAAAATGTTTTAACAAAATAGACTCCATTGTGAACGGCTTGTTTCTTGTAAAACAGAGGTATACTGTGCTCTACTATAGGCGAATAGTTGATGACGATAAA
This window contains:
- a CDS encoding aldehyde dehydrogenase family domain-containing protein; translated protein: MESILLKHFEYTFEDPSLVDNRCFVNGQWITAASKKSFPVHDPVDDAVVCLVPDLSVAEVRDTIKAAEDAFQIFRKVPHRDRRFMLRRWGDLIKAARNDLAALCTIELGKPFSESLGTVAYGIDYLDWFESECERIYGETIPAYRRGTRIMTVREPQGVVAAITPWNSPVAMITRKAGAAIAAGNTVVLKPAPETPLCAIAMAKLFERAGFPAGVLSVITCSPESTPIIGEELCNNKLVKHLSFTGSTAVGKILNTQCARHIKKTSLELGGNAPFIVFEDANIDSAVDGMILSKFRSSGQTCVCANRIFIHEKIYDEFANRLKTRVAETIRPSASVWDPKSNFGPLYAGKGVEKVQRHVDDAVSRGAKVILGGKAEDSYGPNFYPPTIITGSKSDMLFCQEETFGPVACLIPFSTQEEVISMANDTDVGLAGYLFTENINTLWDVAEALQVGMVGCRVGLVSACEQPFSGVKESGLGIEGSSHALKEYTNIKSITLGGL